A window of Citrus sinensis cultivar Valencia sweet orange chromosome 7, DVS_A1.0, whole genome shotgun sequence contains these coding sequences:
- the LOC127898797 gene encoding putative disease resistance protein At4g10780, whose product MCSIFQITCDGAFFNRCLDCFLGKAAYIRNLQDNLVALDTELGNLIAKKNDVMRRVVDAERQQMRRLDGVQVWVSRLDAVKTEADELITDGSREIEKLCVGGYCSKNCRSSYKFGKQVARKLRDVETLIAEGVFESVAERAPEPVADKRPTEPTIVGLQSQLEQVWRCLLVEESAGIIGLYGMGGVGKTTLLTHINNKFLESPTNFDCVIWVVVSKDLRLEKIQEDIGKKIGLFDGSWKNKSVEEKAVDILRRLGEKRFVLLLDDLWERVDLTEVGVPLPSPQNTTSKVVFTTRFIDVCGSMESHRKFKVACLSEEDAWELFRGKVRQETLESHHDIVELAQTVARECGGLPLALKTIGRSMAYRKTAKEWRHAIEMLRRSASEFAGLGEKVYRLLKFSYDSLQNDTIRSCFLYCCLYPEDYGILKWDLIDCWIGEGFLEESDRFSAENQGYYIVGTLVHACLLEEVEDDKVKMHDVVRDMAIWITGEIEKEKRNFLVCAGAGLKEAPDVEVWENVRRLSLMQNQIETLSEVPTCPHLLTLFLDFNRELKTIADGFFRCMPSLKVLKMSNSGKPWKGLELNLGMPKLGSLQLLDISHTCIQDLPQELKLLVNLKCLNLRRTIWLNKISWQLISNFSRLRVLRMFATGWFNFHEAPEDSVLFGGGEVLIQELLGLKYLEVLELTLGSYHALQILFSSNKLKSCIRSLYLQLTGDTALIIDATAFADLKHLNELRIESATKLKELTADYTEIVRKRREPFVFRSLHHVTIQSCQKLKDSTFLVFAPNLKSLSIVKCNAMEEIISVGKFAETPEMMGHISPFENLQMIDLLGLPHLKSIFWKPLPFTHLKEISVRYCPNLKKLPLDSNSAKERKFVIRGEEDWWNPLQWEDEATQIAFRSCFQPLFLNSGRKI is encoded by the coding sequence ATGTGTAGCATTTTTCAGATCACATGCGATGGTGCTTTTTTCAATCGTTGCTTGGATTGCTTTCTTGGAAAAGCAGCATACATACGTAACCTCCAAGATAATCTTGTAGCCTTGGACACTGAATTGGGAAATCTGATCGCTAAAAAGAACGATGTGATGAGGAGGGTTGTCGATGCTGAACGGCAACAAATGAGAAGGCTGGACGGAGTGCAAGTGTGGGTTTCGAGGCTCGATGCTGTTAAAACTGAAGCCGATGAACTTATCACAGACGGCTCTcgagaaattgaaaaattatgtgTTGGAGGCTACTGTTCCAAGAACTGCAGGTCAAGCTACAAATTCGGAAAACAAGTGGCAAGAAAGCTACGAGATGTGGAGACTTTAATCGCCGAGGGAGTTTTTGAGTCGGTGGCTGAGAGAGCTCCGGAACCTGTGGCAGATAAAAGACCCACTGAGCCAACAATAGTAGGCTTGCAATCACAGCTTGAACAAGTTTGGAGATGTCTTCTTGTAGAAGAATCAGCGGGAATCATTGGCCTATATGGTATGGGCGGTGTTGGTAAAACCACACTGTTGACCCATATCAACAATAAATTTCTTGAGAGTCCCACCAACTTTGATTGTGTGATTTGGGTCGTAGTTTCAAAAGACCTGCGActtgaaaaaattcaagaagatATTGGGAAGAAGATAGGTCTGTTTGATGGTTCGTGGAAGAATAAAAGTGTTGAGGAGAAAGCCGTAGACATCTTGCGGAGATTAGGAGAGAAGAGGTTTGTATTGTTGTTAGATGATTTATGGGAGCGGGTTGATTTAACAGAAGTGGGCGTTCCACTTCCCAGCCCACAAAATACTACATCAAAAGTCGTATTCACGACCCGTTTCATTGATGTGTGTGGTAGCATGGAAAGTCACAGGAAGTTTAAAGTGGCATGCTTATCAGAAGAGGATGCTTGGGAGCTGTTTCGAGGAAAAGTAAGGCAAGAAACTCTTGAGAGTCATCATGATATCGTTGAGCTAGCCCAAACTGTGGCCAGAGAGTGTGGCGGTTTGCCACTCGCGCTTAAAACTATAGGTCGATCTATGGCCTACAGAAAGACAGCTAAGGAGTGGAGACATGCAATTGAAATGTTAAGGAGATCAGCTTCAGAGTTTGCAGGTTTGGGAGAAAAGGTGTATCGTCTTTTAAAGTTTAGCTATGATAGTTTGCAGAATGATACGATTAGATCTTGTTTCTTATATTGTTGTTTGTATCCTGAAGATTATGGCATTCTTAAATGGGATTTGATTGATTGTTGGATTGGTGAGGGATTCTTAGAGGAATCTGACAGGTTTAGTGCAGAAAACCAAGGATACTACATTGTGGGCACTCTTGTTCATGCATGTTTATTAGAAGAGGTGGAAGATGATAAAGTAAAAATGCATGACGTTGTTCGTGATATGGCTATATGGATAACCGGTGAAATTGAGAAGGAGAAGCGAAACTTTTTGGTTTGTGCAGGTGCTGGATTAAAAGAGGCACCGGATGTTGAAGTATGGGAAAATGTGAGAAGATTGTCATTGATGCAAAACCAAATTGAAACTCTGTCAGAGGTTCCCACATGCCCTCATCTTCTCACTTTATTTCTTGACTTTAATAGGGAGTTGAAGACTATTGCGGATGGCTTCTTCCGATGTATGCCTTCTCTCAAAGTTTTGAAGATGTCAAACTCTGGAAAGCCTTGGAAAGGTTTGGAATTAAATTTGGGGATGCCAAAGTTGGGTTCACTACAGCTTCTTGATATTTCACACACCTGCATACAAGATTTACCGCAAGAATTAAAGTTGTTGGTAAATctgaaatgtttgaatttgaggCGGACAATttggttaaataaaatttcatggcaactaatatcaaatttttcaaGGTTACGTGTGTTGAGAATGTTCGCTACTGGCTGGTTCAATTTTCATGAAGCACCAGAAGACAGCGTTTTATTTGGTGGGGGTGAAGTTTTGATACAGGAATTGCtcggtttgaaatatttagagGTATTGGAGTTGACCTTGGGAAGTTATCATGCTCTCCAAATTCTTTTCAGCTCAAATAAGCTAAAAAGTTGTATTCGATCTCTTTACCTCCAGTTGACCGGAGATACAGCGTTAATTATTGATGCTACGGCTTTCGCAGATCTAAAACACCTCAATGAATTACGCATTGAGTCGGCTACAAAGCTGAAAGAATTGACGGCTGATTATACAGAGATAGTTCGAAAAAGGCGGGAACCTTTTGTTTTCCGCAGCCTTCACCATGTTACTATACAAAGCTGCCAGAAGTTGAAAGATTCGACATTCCTCGTTTTTGCTCCAAACCTCAAGTCTCTTTCGATAGTCAAATGCAATGCTATGGAAGAAATAATCAGCGTCGGAAAATTTGCTGAGACTCCTGAGATGATGGGACATATAAGTCCTTTTGAAAATCTCCAAATGATTGATTTACTAGGTTTGCCACATTTGAAGAGCATCTTCTGGAAGCCATTGCCTTTCACTCATCTGAAAGAAATATCTGTGCGTTATTGCCCTAATCTTAAAAAGCTTCCACTCGATTCCAACAGTGCAAAGGAGCGTAAATTTGTTATTCGTGGAGAAGAAGACTGGTGGAACCCACTTCAATGGGAGGATGAAGCCACTCAAATTGCTTTTCGTTCCTGTTTCCAACCCTTGTTCCTGAACAGTGGTCGCAAAATTTGA